The segment TGGTTGCGGCGTTGGCCGTGCTGGCCGGGTGGTTGTTCCGACCGGAGCTGGGGCGTCTGCTGGGCCGCGAGGAAGCCCAGCCCAGGGCGGTCACCGCGCGTGGCGACCTGGCCGCAGATGAAAAAAGCACCATAGATCTTTTCGAGCACTCCAAGGACGCGGTGGTCTTCATCACCACCACCCAGCGCGTGGTGGAGTTCTGGAGCCGCAATGCGTTCACCATCCCGCGCGGTGCGGGCTCCGGTTTTCTTTGGGACGAGAAGGGCCATGTGGTGACCAACTACCACGTCATCGCCGGGGCCGCAGAGGCCAGGGTGCGCCTTTCCGACGGCAAGGAGCATGTGGCCGCGCTGGTGGGGGCCAGCCCCATGCACGACCTGGCCGTGCTGCGCATCGACGCCAAGTCCGAGCGGGCGCCGCTGCCCGTGGGCTCCTCGGCGGACCTCAAGGTGGGGCAGAAGGTTTTCGCCATCGGCAACCCCTTCGGCCTGGACTGGACCCTCACCACGGGCATCGTCTCCGCCCTGGACCGCTCCCTGAAAGGGGATGACGGCGCGGTCATCGAGCACCTCATCCAGACCGACGCGGCCATCAATCCCGGCAATTCCGGCGGCCCGCTCCTGGACTCCGCCGGAAGGCTCATCGGGGTGAACACCGCCATCTACAGCCCCTCCGGCGCAAGCGCCGGGGTGGGCTTCGCCGTTCCCGTGGACACGGTGAACCGCGTGGTGCCGCAGCTCATCGCCAAGGGCCGCTACCTGCGCCCGGCGCTTGGCATCGAGGTGGACCAACGCGTGAACGAGTACGCCGCTGCGCACATGGACGTGAAGGGCGTGCTGGTGCTGCGGGTGCGCCCGGGGTCCGGGGCGCAGGCGGCCGGGCTTGTGGCCGCGCGCGTGAACCCGGACGGCTCCTTCACTCCGGGCGATGTCATTACCCATGTCGAGGGCAAGGCCGTGGAGTCCGTGCAGGCGTTGCTTTCGCGTCTGGACGACTTCCGGCCCGGCGATACCGTGCGGTTGACCCTGCTGCGTGATGGAAAAGAGGTTGAGGCCGCTGTGATGCTGCAGGCGGAGGGCGCCCAGGCGGGTTAGGCCGCTGGCCGGGTGCGCCGGGGGATCATGGACAGGACGTTCTCCATCTCGGCGTTGTGCACGGGCTTGCCCACGTAGTGGTCCATGCCCGCCTTGAGGAAACGCTCCTTGTCGCCGGGCAGGGCGTAGGCCGTGAGCGCCACGATGGGCACGCCGGAACGCTCGGGGTCGGATAGGGCGCGAATGGCCTCGGTAGCTTCCAGGCCGTCCATCTCCGGCATCTGGATGTCCATGAGCACGCAGTCGAAGCCGTCCCGCCGCACGGCCGCCACGGCGTCGCGCCCGTTGCCGCAGCATTCCACGCTGTGGCCCATCTTGCGCAGCATCAGGGCTGTGGCCAATTGGCTGATGGGTTCGTCCTCGACCAGAAGGACGCGCAAGGGAAGGGCGGAGTCGCGCGGGGGCGTGGCCCTGGGGCTTCCGTTGGCGCGGGGGCCTGCCGCGCGGGCTTTCAGGGCTATGGTTATGGCTGTGCCCGCGCCTTCCTCGCTGTCCACCAGAATGCCGCCTCCCAGGAACTCCACCATGCGCTTGACGATGGCCAGGCCCAGGCCCGCGCCCTCGAACTTGCGCAGGTAGGAGGCGTCCACCTGGGTGAAGCGCCGGAACACCTGGGCGATCTTGCCGTCCGGGATGCCGATGCCCGTGTCGCTGACGGTGATGTAGAGGTGCAATACCGATGGGTCGCGGCCTGAAGGCTGGGTCCAGCACTCCAACCGCACGGAGCCGCCGGGCGTGTATTTTACCGCGTTGCCCACGAGATTGAAGAGGATCTGGTGCAGGCGGGCCTCGTCGCCCAAAATCTGCTCGGGCACGCCCGGATCCACCGAAGCGGTGAGGGCGAGTTTCTTTTCCCGGCAGGGCACCAGGAAGACGCACAGCACGGCCTTGAACAGCTCGCGCAGGGAAAAGGGCTTGCTTGCGGGCTCCGCCTGACCGGAATCCATGCGCGAAAGCTCCAGGATGTTGTTCAGCAGGGACAGAAGCCTGCGCCCGGCCTCGTGGGCCATGCCTGTGTAGGTCTCGCGTTCCTGCTTGTTCAGGGGTCCGCGCAGCACCTGCAGCATTCCCAGTACGCCGTTCAGCGGCGTGCGTATCTCATGGCTCATGTTGGCCAGGAACTCGCCCTTGGACACGTTGGCCGCCTCGGCTTCCTCCTTGGCGCGCCTGAGGTCGGCTTCGGCCTGCTTGCGGGCGGTGTCGTCCTGGACGATGAGCAGCAGAAAGTCCGGCTCTCCCGCCGGATCGCGGATGAGCGTCGCTTCGATGCGCACCCAGACATGCCCGCCTGAACGCGTGACGGCGCGGCGTTCCCACGCGACCGGGCGCGATCCTTGGGCGGGCGGCCGGAGCAGCAGCCCCAGACCGTCCTCCTGGTCTTCGGCGGACAGTATGTCCTGTACGGCCTTCCCCGGCAGGGTTCCCGAAGGGTAGCCGAGAATTTCGCGGAGCCTGGCGTTGACGCGCAGCCAGCGTCCCGAAAGGGCGACATGGGCCATGCCAACGGAAGCCTGCTCGAAGGTGGCCTCAAGGCGTTGCTGGGCGCGCAGATCCTCGTCCTGCCGGGAGCGTTTGGGAGCCGGCGCATCGGCAGGCCCCTTTGGGACCGCTTGATCTGGCTGGTTGGACATGGCGCTTTCCTGTTGCCTTCCCGTCGGGGGGGATGGTGATGCCGGGAAAAGGGTATTGACCCATCTATCCCGCTATCCCCCCCCGGAGGAGCTGTCAAGGGAAAGCGTGGCGCGCGCTACTCTTCGGTTTCCAGATCGATGAGTCCGAGGCGGGCGGCGTAGCGCACCAGGGCCACCGGGCTTTTGATGCCCAGCTTGGCCAGGATGTTCGTGCGGTGGTTCTCTACCGTCTTGCGCGAGATGAACAGCCGCTCGGCGATGACGGCCGGGGCGTGCCCCTCGGCCAGCAGACGGAGCACCTGCTGCTCCCGGCGCGAGAGCTTGCCGTAGGCGGCGTCGGTGGTGCGGGTTTCCTCGTTGGGGCGGGCGAGCAGTTCCGTCACCACGCGCGGGGAGAGGGAGCCGTCCAGGTACTGGCGTCCGGCCATGACGGCATCGAGCGCCTGCAGAAGCTGCTCGCGGCTGGATTCCTTGGCCAGATAGCCCGAGACACCGGCCTGGAAGGCGGTGGCGATGAAGTCCACCTTGGAATGCATACTGAGCATGACCACCTTGGTCTGCGGGGCCAGGGCCAGGATGTCCCGCGCCAGGTCGATGCCGTTGCCGTCGGGCAGCGAGATGTCCACAATGACAAGATCGGGCTTGATGCTGCGCGCCTGGGCCAGGCCCTCGGCGCAGTTTCCGGCTTCGCCGGCTATTTCGTAGGCGGCCCCGGAGCGGACGATGGTTTTCAGTCCGTCGCGGAACATTGGGTGATCGTCAATGATGAGAATCTTGTATTTCGCCGACATTGTTACGGTTCTCCACTGGTATTTCGATGTGTACGAGCATTCCCCGGCCCGGGCGCGAGCGCAGGCTCATCAGACCTCCCAAAAGCCGGGCGCGTTCCCTCATGCCCCAAAGGCCCATGCGTCGCGCTTCGCGGAATTCCTCCTGGCGCTTTTCCAGGTCCACGCCCTGGCCGTTGTCCTCCACGCGGACAATGACGCTGGGATGGGAGTGCACCATGCGCACGGTGACCTGGGTCGCGTGGGCGTGCTTGCGGATGTTTGTGAGGGATTCCTGAACCATTCTGTAAATATGGATTTGCGTCTCGAAACCGAGGCGCAGGCCGTCCATGCCGTCGGCATAGAAGTCCACGGCGATGCCGGTGCGGGTGGCGAAGTCCGCGCAGTAGCGCGACATGGTGCGCACCAGCCCCAGGTCCTCAAGCCCCGGCGGCAAAAGATCGTACGCCAGGTCGCGGATGGCGGTGATGGCGGCCGAGAGCCTATCCGCCAGGGAGGCCAGCTGGCGCGGAAGCGATTCGGCGTCCGGTCCGGGCGGATCGAGCAGGCCGCCAAGGTCCATTTTGAGGGTGGCCAGGTCCTGGGCAAGATGGTCGTGCAGCTCCGTGGCGATGCGCAGGCGCTCGGTCTCCTGGGCCTTGATGAGCTCACGCGAGAGCACGAGCATGTGGGCCTCGGTGCGGGCGGTCTGGGCCAGGCGGCCAAGCTTGTCGGCCACGGCGTCCAGCAGGTTGCGCTCCTCCCGCAGGAACGGCCCCTCGTCGCTTGGCGGGCGGGGATCCAGATAGCACACCTCGATTTCGCCGATGCGCTCGCCTTGGATGGAGACGGGGCTTTTTTGGCAGGCCGCGCCGCGCGTGCGCCGGTAGTTCCCGGTGCGGATGTCGTGCTCGCCTTGCGGGGTGCTCATGCGGATGCGGGCGCAGGCGCTTTCCGGAAACTGCCAGGAGGCGCAGACAAGTTCCGCCACCTGCCGGAGAACCTCCTCCATGGGCAGCTCGCGGTTTTGCGCCAGACGCGAGATGGCATAGAGGCAGTTGAGCTCCTTCACGCGCTCGCGCAGGGCGCGCAGCACCCGTTCGTGCTCCAGCGCAAGCGCCGCGTCGCGGGCCTCGCCTTCGCGCAGTCGTGCGAGCTCCTCCGCGAGCTGTGCCTTTGTCTTGCGCATGTCCTG is part of the Humidesulfovibrio mexicanus genome and harbors:
- a CDS encoding S1C family serine protease, giving the protein MQKGEKGGARRIGWLVLVAALAVLAGWLFRPELGRLLGREEAQPRAVTARGDLAADEKSTIDLFEHSKDAVVFITTTQRVVEFWSRNAFTIPRGAGSGFLWDEKGHVVTNYHVIAGAAEARVRLSDGKEHVAALVGASPMHDLAVLRIDAKSERAPLPVGSSADLKVGQKVFAIGNPFGLDWTLTTGIVSALDRSLKGDDGAVIEHLIQTDAAINPGNSGGPLLDSAGRLIGVNTAIYSPSGASAGVGFAVPVDTVNRVVPQLIAKGRYLRPALGIEVDQRVNEYAAAHMDVKGVLVLRVRPGSGAQAAGLVAARVNPDGSFTPGDVITHVEGKAVESVQALLSRLDDFRPGDTVRLTLLRDGKEVEAAVMLQAEGAQAG
- a CDS encoding PAS domain-containing hybrid sensor histidine kinase/response regulator; translation: MSNQPDQAVPKGPADAPAPKRSRQDEDLRAQQRLEATFEQASVGMAHVALSGRWLRVNARLREILGYPSGTLPGKAVQDILSAEDQEDGLGLLLRPPAQGSRPVAWERRAVTRSGGHVWVRIEATLIRDPAGEPDFLLLIVQDDTARKQAEADLRRAKEEAEAANVSKGEFLANMSHEIRTPLNGVLGMLQVLRGPLNKQERETYTGMAHEAGRRLLSLLNNILELSRMDSGQAEPASKPFSLRELFKAVLCVFLVPCREKKLALTASVDPGVPEQILGDEARLHQILFNLVGNAVKYTPGGSVRLECWTQPSGRDPSVLHLYITVSDTGIGIPDGKIAQVFRRFTQVDASYLRKFEGAGLGLAIVKRMVEFLGGGILVDSEEGAGTAITIALKARAAGPRANGSPRATPPRDSALPLRVLLVEDEPISQLATALMLRKMGHSVECCGNGRDAVAAVRRDGFDCVLMDIQMPEMDGLEATEAIRALSDPERSGVPIVALTAYALPGDKERFLKAGMDHYVGKPVHNAEMENVLSMIPRRTRPAA
- a CDS encoding sensor histidine kinase; amino-acid sequence: MQDMRKTKAQLAEELARLREGEARDAALALEHERVLRALRERVKELNCLYAISRLAQNRELPMEEVLRQVAELVCASWQFPESACARIRMSTPQGEHDIRTGNYRRTRGAACQKSPVSIQGERIGEIEVCYLDPRPPSDEGPFLREERNLLDAVADKLGRLAQTARTEAHMLVLSRELIKAQETERLRIATELHDHLAQDLATLKMDLGGLLDPPGPDAESLPRQLASLADRLSAAITAIRDLAYDLLPPGLEDLGLVRTMSRYCADFATRTGIAVDFYADGMDGLRLGFETQIHIYRMVQESLTNIRKHAHATQVTVRMVHSHPSVIVRVEDNGQGVDLEKRQEEFREARRMGLWGMRERARLLGGLMSLRSRPGRGMLVHIEIPVENRNNVGEIQDSHH
- a CDS encoding response regulator — encoded protein: MSAKYKILIIDDHPMFRDGLKTIVRSGAAYEIAGEAGNCAEGLAQARSIKPDLVIVDISLPDGNGIDLARDILALAPQTKVVMLSMHSKVDFIATAFQAGVSGYLAKESSREQLLQALDAVMAGRQYLDGSLSPRVVTELLARPNEETRTTDAAYGKLSRREQQVLRLLAEGHAPAVIAERLFISRKTVENHRTNILAKLGIKSPVALVRYAARLGLIDLETEE